A genome region from Arachis duranensis cultivar V14167 chromosome 6, aradu.V14167.gnm2.J7QH, whole genome shotgun sequence includes the following:
- the LOC107495680 gene encoding uncharacterized protein LOC107495680 gives MAQITANDLRKSASTKCITFKDRKRWKPPTGDTFKVNCDASLFSDWNLAGIDCVIRDSNGHWISGCSSSYPPGPTVRCEFFAVWRGLILAWDYGLRDIVCETDSLDILHILKNPANVLNCDVVDILQKIQELLSRP, from the coding sequence ATGGCTCAGATTACTGCTAATGATTTAAGAAAGTCTGCCAGTACCAAGTGTATAACTTTTAAGGATCGAAAGAGGTGGAAACCTCCAACAGGTGACActtttaaagttaattgtgaTGCGAGTCTGTTTTCTGATTGGAACCTAGCAGGAATTGATTGTGTTATTAGAGATTCTAATGGGCATTGGATTTCGGGTTGTTCTAGTAGCTACCCTCCAGGGCCTACCGTTAGATGTGAGTTTTTTGCTGTTTGGAGGGGTTTGATTTTAGCTTGGGATTATGGCTTGAGAGATATTGTGTGCGAAACAGATTCTCTTGACATTTTgcacattttaaaaaatccgGCAAATGTGCTAAATTGTGATGTGGTTGATATTCTTCAGAAGATACAGGAGCTTCTATCAAGACCTTAG